GATGGCAAGGAAAAACGCATTGGTACTTCAAACTCTGCTCTAATTTGGCAATCACTGAAGGAGCAAGGTTTTATCGATTCTTCTGGTCAGGTGCTGCCTGCATTTGAGCCAAACACGATCGACTTCATTTACGCACCGCCGGTGAAATTTGAGGGCTTGTACAACGAGATCGTGCAGACGGTTTCGAAGTGCAAGGTTGAAACCATCATTAAGCCCAAGCGCTCTCGTGTGGCTCGCAAACTCAATAAACAGTTGTACTGGAGCCAGGAGTTTGAGGACTTCTGGGATCAAATCTCCAAGCGCACCACCTATCGGGTAACAGTGGATCGCGATGAGCTGGTTTATCGCTGCGTTTCGATGATTAAACAGGCACCGAAGATTGACCCGATTCAAATTCGTGTGAAGCGTAACGAAATGAAGATTACGCGTGGTGGGCCTAAACAAAGTGAGCTTGGCTCACGAACCCAGTTGATTACTGACGGCTACGTCCTGCCAGACATCATTAGCCAACTGCAAGAGGCCACTTCTCTCACACGCCGCACTATCGTTGAGATTCTGCAAAAGTCTGGGCGTATGGAAGAGTTCCTGCACAACCCGAATGATTTCATCGTGATGGCGAAAAACGCTATCGAAGGGCAACTCTCTGAGCTGCTAATTGATGGTGTGCAGTATGAGCCCATCGGTGGGCAGATCTACGAGCTTCGTGAGTTGCAGGCTGACGGGCAACGCGAGAAGGACCGCTTCCTAGACAACCTGTACGAAGTGCGCAACAAGGAAAAGACTGACTTCGATTACGTGGTTTTTGATTCCGCAGTTGAGCGTGAGTTTGCTGAGCTTTTGGATAATCGCCAAGACATCACGATGTTCATGAAGCTGCCCGACCCGTTCAAGATCCCGACTCCGGTTGGCCCGTACAACCCTGACTGGGCGATCGTAAAGAAGGATGAAGACGGCAGGGATCACTTGTATTTGATTCGTGAAACGAAGTCCAGCCAGGATCCGATGAAGCGCCGCCCAAGCGAAAACGCGAAGATTCGTGCAGCGGAGCGGCACTTTGAAGCGATTGGTCTGGATTACAAGGTGAGTGCTCCTACGAGGTGGGAAATCTAGATTATGGTGCAGGCTGGGAACTACCAGGCAAAGTTGTATGCACATGAGCTCGACCGCTCTTATGCATCAGATCATGTGGGCAAACTTGCTGGGCTCCTTTTTGATGCTCAGGTAGAGCCCAAGCCGCACCAAATCGATGCAGCGCTGTTTGCTTTGCAGACCCCGTTTTTTGGATGGCCCGACTTGGCTCATGGGTTGTGTTTCATTTCGGACTTGACACTGTGAGCTTGGGGTTTTCTTTGTGGTGGGTTAAGATTTTTCCGCACTAAGGGGGTGTTTTGGTGGGGTAGTTGTAGTGTGATTTTGTATGAGTGCTTATGTGCGGAAAGTTTCTACTGGTTCTGGTGCGATTGCGGTTCAGGTTGTTTTTTCCGAAAAGCAGGGTGCGAAGAAAATGCAGCATGTTGGTTCAGCGCATTCTCCTGCTGAGTTGGCGCTGTTGGAAGCGCGTGCACGTGTTGTGACTGGTGTGGTGGAGAGTGTGTCGTTGCGGTGGTCACAGGGTTTTTGTGTGATTGATGGTGTTGATTTTGACGCTTCGGAGTTTTTCTTTGCGTGTTTTCCTGGGCGTGGTTTGTCGAGTCCGCGGCGCTACCAAATCTGGGATGAGGCGCGCACTGTGGCGTTGACGAGGAGTTTTAGTGGTAGTGGTTTGTCGGCGTGGGATACGCTGACGTGGTTTAATCCTGAGGTGGAGTCGTATCGTCGCAGCCCTGAGTTTTTCCGGGAGGGGCGGTTTGATGCCGCGCACATGGTGGAGGGTTATCTTGATGAGTGCATGTGGAACTTGTTGGATTCGCGTGCGCCGCTTGAGTGGGATTGGGTTGTGGCGCAGTGGCCACGCATCAGTGGGGATGGCGCTGACCGTGCACGCACCCTTGTGCTTGACGACGGCCGGTTCCAGCTCACCCACACCGATTCGGGTGAGGTGTGTTCCCTGACTTAGGTGGCGCGGAAGTTTTTGCGGGGCATGGCGAGGGAGTAAGAGTCGGGTTTGACCTGTCGGCGAAATAGTTTGGGGTTGCCGTTGAACACGTAGGCCAGTTCGGTTTCTTTCCCGCCGCGCTGAAGATACTCCACGACAAACGCTTTGCGCAGGGGGCCGGTGACTTCGGTGATGTGGCGTAGTTGAAGCTGGGTGAGGGTTTCGGCGACTCGGCGGTCGGCGGCTGCAAGGAGCGGCTGGACGGCCTCGTTCAGGTCGGCGATGAGGGCACTGATGTCTTGGTACATTTCGTCGGGCACATCGTGGATGAGGTCGGTGATGGTGTCGTTGACCCATGCGCTGTGGACGTCGGTGGAGGTGAGCGCGGTGAGTTTCTTGTGAAGTTGCAGGTAGTTGGCCTGTTTGATTTTTACTAGGTTGCCGGTGGTCCGGCTGACTACCACGAGTCCTTCTTGCCCTGGGCGGGGTGGTTTTGCCACGGCTTCGGCGAAGGTGGCTTCGGGGAAGATTTCTACACGTTCGCCGTGCCAGCCGGAAAGCCTAGGGTCGTCGACGAAGACGTGTTCACCGGTCTCGATGACGATTCCGCCTAGAAGGACGAGGGATTCTTGTTGCCCATAATCCACGATGACTCGGGTTTCGGGGTGGATGACCTCGAAGAAAGGGGTGATCCCCGCAGGTATCCATGATTGACCACCAGGTACTTTTTGCAGCAGGTCATGTGTGAGGTCGACGAGTTCGGATTCTAGGACGCTGCGGGTGGCAAGCCGCAGCTGCCCGTCACGCGGGTATCCGATAGCGAGCGACCCGTCGACTTTGTCCATGGTGACCACCGGCTCCGACCATGCGAGGGTGATGTTTTTCTCCACCTGGTAGTTGAGCATCTTCTTGACTGGGCGGGCGAGGATTTCGGTGGTGGCCGTGTCGAAAATGATGCCGCGTGCCGCGGTCGTCACCTCGCCCCATTTGTGCAGCATTTGGCACAGTGGAGAATAGCCCACGATGGATAATCCCAAGTGAGGGTAGCTGCGCAGTGTGAGTAGGCCTTCGTCCAGGCAACGCTGGTATTCATTTTCGGGGAAAAGATCGAAAAGTTTCATATAAGGTATGTGAGGGTGATGTGTTAGGGGGGCGTGTTTATCGTAACTTTTTCTTTCGTCGCGCAGAGAAAAACTGTTCTAAAACTACATTTTTCTGACAGAGAAATTGTTTTTGAGGGACTAGATCGTTGAAGAACAAACACCCGCAGAGTTAAGCAAAAGTTGGGCGCGCTGCATGAGATGACGGTGTATGAGCCAAAAGTTGAGCTTATCGACGGTTTACCTCAAGCCCACCGTACTACTAGGCGCATATGTATAAGGGGAAACATTGGCTAAAACGGAATGTGAGTGGCTAAGGGGGCGTCGAAAAGCTCAAAATACAGCTACTAGATGTAAGGAAGACCCTTGGGGTACAGTTGCCACATTCGGTGTGCGCCACAAAATTTAGAGTAGGGTATGTTTCCAAAAAAGCTGATTCTTCGGTTTCGCGCAGGTTGGTCCGGTAAAGACAGAAAATTTAGTTTCACTTTCACCACACTATGGGCAGCCCAGTTTGTCCTCCTGCTGGCGGCACAAGGCAGCGCAATGGCGATCACGTTGACCGGTGTATGCTGCCGGAAAATCGGCTGCCTTGTTGGGGGTGATGATGGCCATCACCTACGGCACGATGATCTATTTGTCGCCAGTGATTGGGGCGTTGCTAGATCGGTATTCCCGCAAGATGGGGATCATATTTGCCGACTCCGTTGTTGCGATAAGTAGCGTAGGTTTGGCGGTGGCGGTGTCTCACGATGCGGATATTCCTGTGGTTCTTACGTTGGTGTTTGTTCACAGTTGTGGCATGAGTGCCCAGCAGTTGAGCCTGCAAGCAAGTGTTCGGGAGCTTCGCACGGAGGAAAATCTGACCAGTGCAGCCGCATTGGTGGCGCTGATTGACAATATTCCGCTGTTTCTGGGGCCCATTGTTGGGGCCACAGTGTACACACTTGCGTCCCCAGCGGCTCTGTTTGCTGTCGAAGCCATTGTGGCAACTGTTGCGGTTGTTACTGTGGCATTTCTTCCTTTCCCGGCGCGGCAACACCGAAAGATTTCTGGCGGTGTGACTGTAGGATTTCGTTTCATTCTGGCGGAACGGGATCTTCGCCAGGTTCAGGGTTCATTTGCTGTTCTGAATTTGGCTAATGGGCTGGCATTACCAGCGTTACTTGCTGTGGTGATAAGTGCGGAATCGACGTGGCCGGAGTCGTTTCGGCTTAGTGTGTACAATATTGCGAATGCTGGCGGCCTAGTGGTGGGTGCGGCATTGGTCTTGTGGGTTGGGCGTTGGCTTCCTCGGTCGGTAATTGTGCTGGCAGGCATTGTGGGTGGGGCGGTGTTTGGCCGTATGGTGTTGCCGTTGGTTCTGGGTGTTTTCGCGTTGGTGATTTCGGCGAGTTTCGTGCGCAACGTGTCTGCTCAATGGGCAAATACTCCGTTGACTGCGTTATGGCAGGAGCGCACTCCTAGGGATATTCAGGCATCTGTGTTTGGTGCCCGTCGGTTTCTGGGGCAAGGGGTGTATCCGCTAGCGCTGTTGGTGGGTGGCTGGTGGGCTGATTACGGCAGTTTGGGGGTGCTTTTTATGGCGTGTGCCGTTGTGGAGCTCGCTGTAGCGGGTTTCCTATGGCGAAGCAGGGTACTGGTGTAAGTAGCCTAGTGCATGTGTGTGCAGAAACGAGGTGGATTCGTTAGTGGCTAAGTAGTTCGTTAACTCTTGTGCTAGGGGGTGGCTGCGGCAGTAGTCATTTTCAGGAAGTTGCATGAAAATCCTCGTGTGAGGGGAAGGAGAAAGAATAGAATCTTCAGACTGGGTCGTCTTTATTTCCCATAGCTAACAGGCATCGGGGGCGGCGTTTTGTGAGAAAGGATTTTTGATGGAGAACCGTATCGCACAGGCGGAAGCTACTTTAGGGTGCCTGTTGCCCGCAGACTACCGGGAGTTTCTCCTCAACCCGGCCAATGCTGACCATGAGATCACCCAGTATTTTTGTAACTTGGATGAAGTCATTGAGTGGACTCAAGATTTTCCGTTCACTTCCGACCAGCCGGTTCGCCAGGAGCCAGAACCGATGCGGAATCTTCAAGGTGAGATGGGCCCTGGCGACGTCGAAAAGCTTTACGACGCTCTCGTTGCCTACACCACCGAACACTACGAAAAACCCGCACACCACGGTGTGGTTCTTCTGGATGGAAGCGTGCTCGGCCCGCATACCGTCCTCGTGCTGCGTGGTCGTGCCCACGGGGAAGTATGGAACTGCGAAATCGACTACGAGTGGGTAACCATCGAACCGCGACTACACCCCATCACACACCAACCCCTCGACTTTGCGCACTGGCTTAAGCTTCAACAAGACCCCTACCGGTTGACGGCGCTGCCGAAGAAGCAGGTAACAGAGCTGAGCTACCCCAAAACTAGCACTGAGGGGAAGACCGCCATGCGGTACCACCTGCACCGAGGCGAGCTGAAAGGAATAGGCGAGGCTGAAATCGCAGTGCTGAAGAAAATCGCCGAAATCCCCGAAAACGCGCAATTCCTCGACCCCTACACAGGCACATGGCAACCACTGCGCGAGGGATACCCAGTGGCGTGGTCGTGAAAAGACGAGAAAGAATTAACACAAGGTGAACAACCACTCCCCACTGACGAAGAAAATCTGGCGCGCCTTGAAGGAAGCCGACAGTGAACAAGCCCAGCTAGAGCTCATCGCCAGCTACCCACAAGCCGCAGACATAGCCGCCGCCTACGTGGCTAGGTGTACCAGTAATGAAAAGTGGAGCGGCCAGCACACCTACACCCCAGGTGGGCGGCTATCGGTGGTGCTGGTGCACAAATACGCACTCCCCACCCCTAAAAAACGCCAGTACCTGCACAATTGGGCCATCTTTATCAAAAGCGCCCTTGAAGAGAACTACCCCGACCGCGATGTCTTCCTCCAGCGGTTCCCCGAGCACCTTCACCACGCGTTTTCTTTAGGGTTGCCCGCTTTCGGCCCCATCGGTGCCGCGGTGATCGCTGCCTTGGAGAAGAACGTCCTTAGCCGCGAGAAGGCACTTGAGTACTTGTGGCAGGACCTTGCCAGACCCATAAGGCCCAAAGACCGCAACCAGTGGGCCCACATTCTTCAGTCATGTATCCATCCCACGCACGAGGAAATGCTGGCGCACCTTGGGATTATCCGGCAACTGGTGGGAACCGGCGAATCAGCAATGCTGGAACTGTTTATCCCACCGCTTCTGACACACCTAAGCCCTGAAGAAGCCGGTGACCTTGCCCTCGCAGGCCTGTACGCCAACACGAAAAAAGCCAGGCAAGCCGTACTCGACGCCCTCGCCGATGCCCCCAGCGTGGTAGGTGGCGCCGTCGACAAGCTTCAAGAGCGCATCGCCGAACTCACACACGCACCCAACCCCACCACGGCGACCTGGAACAAACCCCCACCCCTATGGCAAATACAGCCCCTGACGTGGAAAGAACCCACCGCAGACACCCTACTCGCAGCACTACGCGATGGGGAGGCTGAGCAGGCGCGGGCATACGCGGTACAGCTTGCCTACACAGACTGTGAAGCCGCACGCCGGGTGCTGCGCGGGTCGGGGTTGTGGGAAAAATGGGCGAAAAACCCAAGGATTTCGTGGGCTACACCTGGGAAATGGCACACCATCAACTCGCTTTGTGACGACGCCCTCGAAGCACACCTAGGGAAGATCCCCACGATGCTGTCTGCGCCCTCGTTTCCCGATCTGCGGATCACGATCGACGATCTGCTCACGCGACTTGGCCGTTACGAGGAAGCTGAATGCGACGTACTCGCACCCGACCTACTGCTTGCACTGTGCCGACTCGATGTTCGGGGCGTATCAAGCGCGGATCTGCTAGAAAGCCCCGTCATGGTGACAGACCGCGCCAAGAACCGGTGGCCCGCAATCGAAACCACCACGGCCTACGTGGACGATCCGTTCGTGGAACCGGAACTCACACTGGGGCGAGAGAGATGGAAACCCGAATCGGTGCAGCTTCCTAAGTCGCTTGCGGCACGCTTTACATTAAGCCCCAGTGTGCTGGGCGACTCGCTCACCCCGTTTACGTTCCCGCACTTCGGCGACGCCTGTTGCACGCAATTATGTTACTCCGGTTTCGTGGACCCCAACCCCGTACCCGTTGCGGAGCAGCTTGCCCACCGCGCCGAACCACTGGGGGTCGGGGCACTGATGAACATGGTGGGGATTCAACGCGCGCTCAAACCAGCACTGAACGAGCGGCTGATGCAGGCGATTAGCCAAGCGTGGGAGCGCGGACTTGTGCGCCCCGAACGGGTCGACGTGGCGTACCTCGACTGGAAGCCCCATGGGTGGGCGCAGATTCCGGCGCTGGTCACGGCGATGCGGGAGCTTGTCGACGCCGGAATGCTGTCGCTGTGCTGGCCCATCTGGGACGGAATACTTACGTCCATGGCGAAGGAGAAGCGGCTACCCGCCGGTGCCACGAACGTGGTGGCGGCCATGACCGACTACCTGCCTGCGGTGATCGCTGCACACCCAGACGCAGCACACCAGATCCCAGGGGTCCAGGCCATGGCTGCGCGTGGCGGAAAGTCCCAAGCCGTCGTGGGTGCGGTGAGCCTAGCTGCGGCGCTGGGTGTTAAGGCTGCACCGGAACCGGTGAAAGA
The nucleotide sequence above comes from Corynebacterium mustelae. Encoded proteins:
- a CDS encoding RNA ligase encodes the protein MKLFDLFPENEYQRCLDEGLLTLRSYPHLGLSIVGYSPLCQMLHKWGEVTTAARGIIFDTATTEILARPVKKMLNYQVEKNITLAWSEPVVTMDKVDGSLAIGYPRDGQLRLATRSVLESELVDLTHDLLQKVPGGQSWIPAGITPFFEVIHPETRVIVDYGQQESLVLLGGIVIETGEHVFVDDPRLSGWHGERVEIFPEATFAEAVAKPPRPGQEGLVVVSRTTGNLVKIKQANYLQLHKKLTALTSTDVHSAWVNDTITDLIHDVPDEMYQDISALIADLNEAVQPLLAAADRRVAETLTQLQLRHITEVTGPLRKAFVVEYLQRGGKETELAYVFNGNPKLFRRQVKPDSYSLAMPRKNFRAT
- a CDS encoding MFS transporter: MYAAGKSAALLGVMMAITYGTMIYLSPVIGALLDRYSRKMGIIFADSVVAISSVGLAVAVSHDADIPVVLTLVFVHSCGMSAQQLSLQASVRELRTEENLTSAAALVALIDNIPLFLGPIVGATVYTLASPAALFAVEAIVATVAVVTVAFLPFPARQHRKISGGVTVGFRFILAERDLRQVQGSFAVLNLANGLALPALLAVVISAESTWPESFRLSVYNIANAGGLVVGAALVLWVGRWLPRSVIVLAGIVGGAVFGRMVLPLVLGVFALVISASFVRNVSAQWANTPLTALWQERTPRDIQASVFGARRFLGQGVYPLALLVGGWWADYGSLGVLFMACAVVELAVAGFLWRSRVLV
- a CDS encoding SMI1/KNR4 family protein, which encodes MENRIAQAEATLGCLLPADYREFLLNPANADHEITQYFCNLDEVIEWTQDFPFTSDQPVRQEPEPMRNLQGEMGPGDVEKLYDALVAYTTEHYEKPAHHGVVLLDGSVLGPHTVLVLRGRAHGEVWNCEIDYEWVTIEPRLHPITHQPLDFAHWLKLQQDPYRLTALPKKQVTELSYPKTSTEGKTAMRYHLHRGELKGIGEAEIAVLKKIAEIPENAQFLDPYTGTWQPLREGYPVAWS